Proteins encoded by one window of uncultured Draconibacterium sp.:
- a CDS encoding MBL fold metallo-hydrolase — MIKIEKFVVNPLGENSFVLSDDTKECVIIDPGFYYGEEQDELKYYIERNELKPVKIINTHCHFDHIMGVDFIRDEYKIPFLAHADDAFWVDRAVDQGKMYNFEMKPVKPIDEFIEEGKAISFGNSQLEVIHVPGHAPGHVVFFSKEDGVLIAGDVLFYGSIGRTDLPGGDYETLITNIKEKLFVLPAETKVYCGHGPETTLGFEKANNPFLT; from the coding sequence ATGATAAAAATTGAAAAATTTGTTGTAAATCCCTTGGGAGAGAATAGCTTCGTTTTAAGCGACGATACAAAAGAATGTGTTATTATCGATCCCGGATTTTATTACGGTGAAGAACAGGACGAATTAAAATATTACATCGAACGAAATGAACTGAAACCGGTAAAAATCATTAATACCCATTGTCATTTCGATCATATAATGGGTGTTGATTTTATTCGCGATGAATACAAAATTCCGTTTTTAGCGCACGCTGATGATGCCTTTTGGGTAGACCGCGCGGTTGATCAGGGGAAAATGTATAATTTCGAGATGAAGCCCGTAAAACCAATCGATGAATTTATTGAAGAAGGAAAAGCCATTTCATTCGGCAATTCACAGCTTGAGGTAATTCATGTTCCCGGGCACGCTCCCGGTCATGTTGTTTTTTTTAGCAAAGAAGATGGGGTGCTTATTGCTGGCGATGTACTGTTTTATGGTAGCATCGGGCGTACCGATTTGCCGGGAGGAGATTATGAAACGCTGATCACAAATATTAAAGAAAAACTTTTTGTACTGCCCGCCGAAACTAAAGTTTATTGTGGTCACGGTCCGGAGACAACGCTCGGATTTGAAAAGGCCAATAATCCATTTCTAACCTGA
- the thpR gene encoding RNA 2',3'-cyclic phosphodiesterase — MRTHIRTFIAIKIQPNKKVLELLKYFKNKFPNDKINWVDTENFHLTLRFIGDTTREQLYELVDRLEEVCSGKKKFNLSLKGTGYFKSKNQPRVLFIKIEAVEELHLLVQEIEEAVVTCGFEPEQKTFKPHLTLGRIKHVENRNRFFSIMHEMPTVDYQDIEVEELILYQSILKTTGPEYRTIKTFVLQ; from the coding sequence ATGCGAACTCATATCAGAACGTTTATTGCCATAAAAATACAACCCAATAAAAAAGTGCTGGAGCTGCTGAAGTATTTTAAAAACAAGTTCCCAAATGATAAGATAAACTGGGTGGATACTGAGAACTTTCATTTGACCTTACGATTTATTGGGGATACCACACGCGAGCAATTGTATGAATTAGTTGATAGGTTGGAGGAAGTTTGTTCAGGGAAAAAGAAATTCAATCTCAGTTTAAAAGGAACCGGTTATTTTAAAAGCAAAAATCAGCCACGTGTTCTATTTATTAAGATTGAAGCGGTAGAAGAGCTACATCTTTTGGTTCAGGAGATTGAAGAGGCGGTGGTGACATGTGGATTCGAGCCTGAGCAAAAGACATTTAAACCGCATTTAACTTTAGGGCGGATAAAACATGTTGAAAATCGAAACCGTTTTTTCTCTATTATGCATGAAATGCCCACGGTTGATTATCAGGATATAGAAGTGGAAGAGCTTATTTTGTATCAAAGTATATTAAAAACAACAGGCCCGGAATACCGGACAATTAAAACATTTGTACTACAATGA
- a CDS encoding sugar transferase → MNKPWQTAKYLFFDFFAAALAWAAFFVYRKEIIEPQYFNGWDVPFEFTPQFYLGLIFIPAFWITFYYIVGFYKNIYRRSRLLELGQTLSTSIVGVVVIFFAFLLDDWIGSYKNYYNSVFTLFLLHFSLTYIFRLILTTQTIHKIHKRKIGFNTLIIGSNEKALKVYNEMSNQVRPAGNKFVGFIELDKESDSVLSKQLPLLGHVKDIIGILDNEKIEEVILALETSEHDKLSEILTIIENRQITIWGIPDLYDLLSGITKTNTIFGSPLIKISNGLMPGWQENMKRLLDVLFSIIALIIFIPVFIVLAVIIKTTSKGPIIYKQQRIGRYGKPFNIYKLRSMVAEAENGSPALSSENDERITSIGRFLRKTHLDEIPQFFNVIMGTMSLVGPRPEREYYIKQIVKRAPHYTHLHKLRPGITSWGQVKYGYASNVDEMLERLTYDMMYLKNISLYIDFKILIYTIMVSVKGNGK, encoded by the coding sequence ATGAATAAACCGTGGCAAACGGCCAAATATTTATTTTTCGATTTTTTTGCTGCAGCACTTGCCTGGGCCGCTTTTTTTGTATACCGAAAAGAAATTATTGAACCACAATACTTTAATGGCTGGGATGTGCCTTTCGAATTTACTCCCCAGTTTTATTTGGGCCTCATTTTTATTCCTGCTTTTTGGATCACTTTCTATTATATCGTTGGTTTTTACAAAAACATATACCGCAGATCGCGTTTGCTCGAACTCGGACAAACATTGTCGACATCGATAGTGGGTGTTGTTGTAATTTTCTTTGCATTTCTGCTTGATGACTGGATCGGATCGTATAAGAATTACTACAATTCGGTATTCACACTTTTTCTATTGCATTTTTCGCTCACCTACATTTTCAGATTAATTCTAACCACACAAACCATTCATAAAATCCACAAACGTAAAATAGGTTTTAACACACTTATTATTGGCAGTAACGAAAAGGCACTGAAAGTTTACAATGAAATGTCGAACCAGGTGCGCCCGGCTGGTAACAAATTTGTTGGTTTTATTGAACTGGACAAGGAAAGTGATTCAGTACTAAGCAAACAATTGCCTTTACTCGGTCACGTAAAAGACATTATTGGAATTCTGGATAATGAAAAAATAGAGGAAGTTATTCTGGCTCTGGAAACCAGCGAACACGACAAACTCAGCGAGATCCTCACCATTATCGAAAACAGGCAGATAACGATTTGGGGAATACCCGATTTATATGATTTGCTTTCGGGAATAACCAAAACAAATACCATCTTCGGAAGTCCGCTTATTAAAATAAGTAACGGATTAATGCCCGGCTGGCAGGAAAACATGAAAAGATTGTTGGATGTGCTTTTTTCAATTATCGCACTCATTATATTTATTCCGGTTTTTATTGTTTTGGCAGTTATTATTAAAACTACATCAAAAGGGCCAATCATTTACAAGCAACAAAGAATCGGGCGATACGGCAAACCGTTCAATATATACAAACTACGCAGCATGGTAGCCGAAGCAGAAAATGGTTCACCTGCACTTTCTTCTGAAAATGACGAGCGAATTACATCCATTGGTCGCTTTCTGCGAAAAACACACCTGGATGAAATTCCACAATTTTTCAATGTAATTATGGGAACGATGTCGCTTGTTGGGCCGCGTCCGGAACGAGAATATTACATCAAACAAATTGTAAAACGTGCGCCACACTATACACACCTGCACAAACTTCGCCCGGGAATTACTTCGTGGGGACAGGTAAAATATGGTTACGCTTCAAATGTTGATGAAATGTTGGAACGCCTTACTTATGATATGATGTATTTGAAAAATATTTCGTTGTATATTGATTTTAAAATCCTCATCTACACGATAATGGTAAGCGTAAAGGGCAACGGAAAATAA
- a CDS encoding DUF2851 family protein encodes MAAPQNMPEEFLQYIWQNRLFTADQLLTTEGEPLVINDPGRKNSDSGPDFFNAKIKINDTLWAGNIEIHKKASDWQKHEHTNNKAYDNVILHVVETADTKVARSNGKNIPTFILKYPDQFKNNYRNLLDAQTWIACQNQFHKIDPVILQLGFNRLMIERLENKTQAIVERLEHNNNNWEETFFQILARMLGFKVNAVPFELLAKSLPIQILLKHKNSLFQLEALLFGNSGLLNQQLLGDDYFIRLRDEFSFLYKKYKLKGIEGHLWKFMRLRPSNFPTIRISQLAALIYEWQGMFSRIIETETIEDLKALLKVTASEYWNTHYNFNKASKGTKPKELGDTAANILIINVIVPFLFVYGEKQNKHELKNRALHFLEKLPAESNSIISKWKELGIQARSAFESQALLQLKNCYCESKKCLNCQIGVKLISSTQTKDD; translated from the coding sequence ATGGCTGCCCCACAAAATATGCCCGAAGAATTTCTGCAATACATTTGGCAGAACAGACTTTTTACTGCCGATCAGTTATTGACTACTGAAGGAGAACCTTTGGTAATAAACGATCCGGGAAGAAAAAATTCAGATTCTGGCCCTGATTTCTTTAACGCAAAGATCAAAATTAATGACACGCTTTGGGCCGGCAATATCGAAATTCACAAAAAAGCTTCCGACTGGCAAAAACACGAACACACCAACAACAAGGCTTACGATAATGTGATTTTGCATGTGGTTGAAACAGCCGACACTAAAGTAGCTCGAAGCAATGGGAAAAATATACCCACCTTTATTCTAAAATATCCGGATCAGTTTAAAAACAACTACCGAAATCTTTTGGATGCTCAAACATGGATTGCCTGTCAGAATCAATTTCATAAAATTGATCCCGTAATTTTGCAATTGGGATTTAACCGCCTGATGATAGAACGGCTGGAAAATAAGACACAAGCTATAGTAGAGCGACTGGAACACAACAACAACAATTGGGAGGAAACATTTTTCCAAATACTGGCCCGCATGTTGGGTTTTAAAGTAAATGCGGTGCCTTTCGAGCTACTTGCCAAATCACTACCTATCCAAATTCTGCTTAAACACAAAAACAGCCTTTTTCAGCTGGAGGCATTATTGTTCGGAAATTCAGGACTACTGAACCAACAACTATTGGGAGATGATTATTTCATCCGGCTGCGCGACGAGTTTTCTTTTCTGTATAAAAAATACAAACTGAAAGGTATTGAAGGGCATTTATGGAAATTTATGCGCTTACGACCGTCAAACTTCCCGACTATTCGTATTTCGCAACTGGCAGCACTTATTTATGAGTGGCAGGGAATGTTTTCGCGTATTATTGAAACTGAAACGATTGAAGATTTAAAAGCACTATTAAAAGTTACGGCATCGGAATACTGGAATACGCACTATAATTTCAACAAAGCATCAAAGGGCACCAAACCAAAAGAGTTAGGAGACACCGCAGCCAATATTCTTATCATAAATGTCATTGTTCCGTTTCTCTTCGTTTACGGCGAAAAACAGAACAAACACGAATTAAAAAATCGAGCTCTCCACTTTCTGGAAAAACTGCCGGCAGAAAGCAACTCAATCATTTCAAAATGGAAAGAATTAGGAATTCAGGCCCGTTCGGCATTTGAATCGCAGGCTCTACTTCAGTTAAAAAACTGTTACTGTGAATCAAAAAAATGTTTAAATTGCCAAATAGGGGTGAAATTAATTTCATCAACACAAACTAAGGACGATTAA
- a CDS encoding RNA methyltransferase, with amino-acid sequence MRKLRNIELDRLSVEEYKQSDKTPIVVVLDNIRSCNNIGSVFRTSDALLINKIYLCGITATPPNNEIRKTALDAEKSVDWKYFEHTEQVVENLQKEGFKVYAIEQVENSIMLPDYQPAEGEKVALVFGNEVKGVKQSVVNLCDGSIEIPQYGTKHSFNISVSAGIVLWDIFQKINSFEK; translated from the coding sequence ATGCGAAAACTAAGAAATATTGAACTTGACCGTTTATCGGTTGAAGAATACAAACAATCGGACAAAACACCCATTGTTGTGGTGCTCGACAATATCAGAAGCTGCAATAATATAGGTTCGGTTTTCCGAACTTCCGACGCCTTGCTCATCAACAAAATTTACCTCTGCGGAATTACTGCCACTCCGCCCAATAACGAAATACGTAAAACGGCTCTCGATGCTGAAAAGTCAGTAGATTGGAAATATTTCGAACACACCGAACAGGTAGTTGAAAATCTTCAAAAAGAAGGATTTAAAGTTTACGCCATCGAGCAGGTTGAAAACAGCATTATGCTTCCCGATTACCAACCTGCAGAAGGTGAAAAAGTGGCACTCGTTTTTGGAAATGAAGTAAAAGGCGTAAAACAAAGTGTTGTTAATCTTTGCGATGGCAGCATTGAGATTCCGCAATACGGCACAAAACATTCCTTTAATATTTCGGTAAGTGCCGGCATTGTTTTATGGGATATTTTTCAGAAAATCAATTCATTCGAAAAGTAA
- a CDS encoding arginine deiminase family protein has product MKTSVHSEIGQLEGVIIHTPGSEVENMTPENAERALYSDILNLSIASKEYAQFEGVLKKVSQVYQVKDLLADILADEAVKKEVLNEICMTEYIDSCQQLLEASPQKLANLLVEGVVLEKNNLTNYLSNERFLLRPLHNLFFTRDSAMGMNDSMLIGKMANPVRERESVIMEAIYKNHPAIESKILNPGKPESGIMVNRKSMVEGGDVQIARDDIFVIGTGVRTSTQGIDFIIENLKHQKKEKHHIIVQELPETPESFIHLDMVFTFLNTDECMVYPPVIFGMSRFKTIHIEIENGNVRRIEEMPNIPKALKKLGMDLRPISCGGIGDPWIQEREQWHSGANFLAFAPGKVIGYQRNVHTIEELNNHGYDVVTATDIISGKANVDDYKKCVVTIAGSELARGGGGARCMSQPFRRKQVNW; this is encoded by the coding sequence ATGAAAACTTCGGTTCATTCAGAAATTGGTCAATTGGAAGGTGTTATTATTCATACTCCGGGTTCGGAAGTTGAGAATATGACTCCGGAAAATGCAGAACGTGCTTTGTACAGCGACATATTGAATTTATCAATTGCCTCGAAAGAATATGCACAGTTTGAAGGGGTGTTAAAAAAGGTATCGCAGGTATACCAGGTAAAAGATCTGCTTGCTGATATTTTGGCCGATGAAGCCGTAAAAAAAGAAGTTCTGAATGAAATTTGCATGACCGAATACATCGATTCCTGCCAGCAACTTCTTGAAGCTAGTCCGCAAAAACTGGCAAATCTGCTGGTTGAGGGCGTTGTACTGGAGAAAAATAATCTTACCAATTACCTAAGCAACGAGCGTTTTTTACTACGACCATTGCACAACCTGTTTTTCACCCGCGACTCGGCCATGGGAATGAACGACAGCATGTTAATTGGCAAAATGGCTAATCCTGTGCGCGAAAGAGAATCGGTTATCATGGAAGCCATTTACAAAAACCACCCGGCAATTGAAAGCAAGATTTTGAATCCAGGCAAACCGGAATCCGGAATAATGGTGAACAGGAAATCGATGGTTGAGGGTGGCGACGTACAAATTGCCCGCGACGATATTTTTGTAATTGGCACGGGAGTTAGAACAAGCACGCAGGGAATCGATTTTATCATCGAAAACCTAAAACATCAGAAAAAAGAAAAACACCATATTATCGTTCAGGAATTACCTGAAACACCCGAGTCTTTCATTCACCTCGACATGGTTTTTACTTTTCTGAATACCGATGAATGTATGGTTTACCCACCCGTAATTTTTGGAATGAGCCGTTTTAAAACCATTCATATTGAAATTGAAAATGGAAACGTTCGTCGAATTGAAGAAATGCCTAATATCCCGAAAGCACTAAAAAAACTGGGAATGGATTTACGACCGATTTCGTGCGGTGGTATCGGCGATCCGTGGATTCAGGAACGGGAACAATGGCACAGTGGAGCAAACTTCCTGGCTTTTGCTCCCGGAAAAGTAATTGGTTACCAACGTAATGTTCACACCATCGAAGAACTGAATAATCATGGCTACGATGTTGTAACTGCCACCGATATTATCTCGGGCAAAGCAAATGTTGACGATTATAAAAAATGTGTTGTAACCATAGCCGGCTCCGAGTTGGCAAGAGGCGGTGGCGGTGCCCGCTGTATGTCGCAACCTTTCAGAAGAAAACAGGTGAACTGGTAA
- a CDS encoding DUF4294 domain-containing protein, whose amino-acid sequence MQKLILIAFLILGAWFAGAQNDTSSIDMGYVENGDTIIFKNIKEVVVFPERQFKNNRQYRRYTRYIHKVKKVYPLAVEARELLDEYEPQYYTLETDKERRKLMKQLEKELLSEHKDELKKWSISDGRILLKLINRETERTPYSLIKDFRGGFSATFWQGIAKLFRNDLKAGYDPDEEDKVLEEIVTLIELGYL is encoded by the coding sequence ATGCAAAAGCTTATCCTTATAGCGTTCTTAATACTGGGTGCATGGTTTGCCGGGGCGCAAAACGATACCTCATCTATTGATATGGGATATGTTGAGAATGGCGATACAATCATTTTCAAGAATATTAAGGAAGTGGTAGTTTTTCCTGAACGTCAGTTTAAAAACAATCGGCAATACCGCCGTTATACCCGGTATATTCATAAGGTAAAAAAGGTGTATCCGCTGGCTGTTGAAGCGCGTGAATTACTTGATGAGTATGAACCACAGTACTATACGTTGGAAACCGATAAAGAACGCCGGAAACTGATGAAACAGCTTGAAAAGGAATTGTTGTCGGAGCATAAAGATGAACTCAAAAAATGGTCGATATCCGATGGGCGTATTTTGCTGAAGCTGATAAATCGCGAAACGGAACGAACTCCATATAGCTTGATTAAGGATTTTCGAGGTGGTTTTAGTGCCACTTTTTGGCAGGGAATTGCCAAATTATTCAGAAACGACCTGAAAGCCGGTTACGACCCTGACGAGGAAGACAAAGTGCTGGAGGAAATTGTTACTCTTATTGAATTAGGATATTTATAG
- a CDS encoding antibiotic biosynthesis monooxygenase has translation MIAHTPKPPYYAVIFTTLRNNIDEGYSEMANQMLRLAKLQPGFLGEESVREEIGITISYWESLEAIAKWKNNTKHIQAQQLGKEKWYKRYKLRVARVERDTEF, from the coding sequence ATGATTGCACACACACCAAAGCCACCTTATTATGCGGTAATATTTACTACGCTTCGCAACAATATTGATGAAGGCTACAGTGAAATGGCCAATCAAATGCTGAGGTTGGCGAAACTACAGCCTGGTTTTTTGGGCGAGGAGTCGGTTAGAGAGGAAATTGGAATTACTATTTCGTATTGGGAAAGTCTGGAAGCGATAGCAAAATGGAAGAATAATACAAAACATATTCAGGCGCAACAATTAGGAAAAGAAAAGTGGTATAAAAGGTACAAATTGAGAGTTGCCCGTGTGGAGCGTGATACTGAGTTCTGA
- a CDS encoding potassium channel protein, giving the protein MSISSQQYNKFQAVSSKTIQIGIGLLFSILIFGSAGYYYIEDMTLLDSVYMTVITISTVGFKEVGSHPLTPDGKLFTIALIIMSLGSLAYVGSNMARFVFDGELANYIKTYRVDKKIAKLKDHVIIVGYGRNGEQAAMELAENGVEFVIMDKRDNVISRIREHPELLYIKGDATHEETLEQAGIHRAKALIATTPNDADNVFVVLTARSMNPGLTVISRASELESQMKLKRAGATNVIMPERIGGQRMAKLVHQPDVVEFIEYILLQKSQDVTLEEVSCKHLAQRFVGKSIAELKVRETTGANIIGIKISGARYVFNPDPQMILSRNDQLFVLGNPIQIKRLKEVMESEA; this is encoded by the coding sequence ATGAGCATTTCAAGCCAGCAATACAATAAGTTTCAGGCGGTTTCGAGCAAAACCATTCAAATTGGTATTGGCTTGCTTTTTTCCATTCTCATTTTTGGCTCGGCCGGATATTATTACATCGAGGACATGACCCTTTTGGACAGTGTTTACATGACTGTCATTACCATATCAACAGTTGGATTTAAAGAGGTTGGTTCGCACCCATTAACTCCCGATGGGAAATTATTTACAATTGCTTTAATTATTATGAGCCTCGGAAGTTTGGCTTATGTAGGTTCAAACATGGCGCGTTTTGTTTTCGACGGAGAATTGGCTAACTATATAAAAACGTACAGGGTGGATAAAAAAATTGCAAAACTGAAAGACCACGTAATTATTGTGGGATATGGCCGTAATGGCGAACAGGCAGCCATGGAACTGGCCGAGAACGGAGTGGAATTTGTTATTATGGATAAACGCGACAATGTAATTTCAAGGATTCGCGAACACCCCGAACTCCTTTATATAAAAGGAGATGCAACCCACGAAGAGACTTTAGAACAGGCCGGAATACACCGGGCAAAAGCATTAATTGCCACCACCCCCAACGATGCCGACAATGTATTTGTGGTGTTAACCGCCCGAAGTATGAATCCCGGACTAACCGTAATCAGTCGCGCTTCAGAGCTAGAAAGCCAAATGAAACTAAAAAGAGCCGGAGCCACCAACGTAATTATGCCTGAACGGATTGGTGGTCAGCGTATGGCTAAGCTTGTACACCAGCCCGATGTTGTTGAGTTTATTGAATACATTCTTTTGCAAAAATCGCAGGATGTTACACTGGAAGAAGTATCCTGCAAGCACCTGGCACAACGTTTTGTAGGTAAATCAATAGCAGAACTTAAAGTACGAGAAACCACAGGAGCGAATATTATAGGAATAAAAATTAGCGGGGCGAGGTACGTTTTTAATCCCGATCCACAAATGATACTATCGCGAAACGACCAGTTATTTGTTTTGGGAAACCCGATACAGATAAAAAGACTTAAAGAAGTAATGGAAAGTGAGGCGTAA
- a CDS encoding protein-L-isoaspartate(D-aspartate) O-methyltransferase, with product MIVNDTSRHKGLRKRLVDGLKVKGIRNKAVLTALGNVPRHLFMESSFINFAYKDQAFPIGAGQTISQPYTVGFQTQLLDVQKGEKVLEVGTGSGYQAAVLVEMGAKVFTIERQKELYNKTHKFLPSIGYKPACFFGDGYKGLPTFAPFDKILVTAGAPSIPVDLKLQLKIGGKLVVPVGNDKHQEMCEVIRTGENDFTVKKHGGFVFVPLLKGTVNY from the coding sequence ATGATAGTAAACGACACATCGCGACATAAAGGATTACGCAAGCGTTTGGTTGATGGACTGAAGGTTAAGGGTATACGCAACAAAGCTGTTCTTACAGCTTTGGGTAATGTGCCGCGGCACTTGTTTATGGAAAGTAGCTTTATAAACTTTGCCTACAAAGATCAGGCATTCCCAATTGGAGCCGGCCAAACCATTTCGCAGCCTTACACGGTTGGTTTTCAAACGCAGTTGCTCGATGTACAAAAAGGAGAGAAAGTATTGGAGGTTGGAACCGGTTCGGGGTACCAGGCAGCTGTGTTGGTTGAAATGGGAGCAAAGGTTTTTACCATTGAACGGCAAAAAGAATTGTACAATAAAACGCACAAATTTTTACCATCGATTGGGTATAAACCGGCATGCTTTTTTGGCGATGGTTACAAAGGTTTGCCAACATTTGCACCTTTCGATAAAATTCTTGTAACCGCAGGGGCGCCTTCCATTCCTGTTGATTTGAAACTACAACTAAAAATTGGCGGAAAACTTGTTGTACCGGTGGGTAATGATAAGCACCAGGAAATGTGCGAAGTTATCAGAACCGGCGAAAATGATTTTACCGTGAAAAAACATGGAGGCTTTGTTTTTGTTCCTCTTCTAAAAGGAACTGTAAATTATTAA